A stretch of Corvus hawaiiensis isolate bCorHaw1 chromosome 8, bCorHaw1.pri.cur, whole genome shotgun sequence DNA encodes these proteins:
- the SLC16A12 gene encoding monocarboxylate transporter 12 isoform X4 has protein sequence MLGGLLASTGLILSSFATSLEHLYLSLGVLTGLGFALCYSPAIAMVGKYFNKRKALAYGIAMSGSGIGTFILAPVVQLLIEQFSWRGALLILGGFVLNLCVCGALMRPISLKEDCKTAPEFLQQGYVPETEKQDLKRTFICSPLIKLWPHECLCYCSWKEYDFLLMPGFMVLAVSVLFMAYGCSPLFVYLVPYALSVGVSHHQAAFLMSILGVIDIVGNITFGWLTDRRCLKKHRYFCYLFAVGMDGLCCLFLPILQSFPLLVPFSFTFGYFDGAYVTLIPVMTADVVGTSLLSSALGVVYFLHAIPYLVSPPVAGWLVDTTGSYTASFLLCGFSMIFSSALLCFARLAKKIKRTHLQSLAGNTALKEHIWTNGAIAYSVTAELDQKDVEFLAVDTNSFSNSLDGYKH, from the exons GGCTTGGGTTTGCACTTTGTTATTCTCCAGCCATCGCGATGGTGGGCAAATACttcaacaaaagaaaagcactggCGTATGGAATAGCCATGTCAGGCAGTGGAATTGGTACCTTCATCCTGGCCCCTGTGGTCCAGCTCTTAATTGAGCAGTTTTCCTGGCGAGGAGCTTTGCTCATCCTGggaggttttgttttaaacctCTGCGTCTGTGGTGCCTTGATGCGGCCTATTTCTCTTAAGGAGGATTGTAAAACTGCTCCTGAATTTCTTCAACAGGGTTATGTCCCTGAAACAGAGAAACAAGACTTAAAGCGAACGTTCATCTGTTCACCTTTAATCAAATTATGGCCTCATGAATGTTTATGCTACTGTTCATGGAAGGAATATGACTTTTTGCTGATGCCAGGCTTCATGGTGCTGGCAGTGTCAGTTTTATTTATGGCATATGGCTGCAGCCCTCTTTTTGTCTACCTAGTGCCTTATGCCTTGAGTGTTGGAGTGAGTCATCACCAGGCTGCCTTCCTCATGTCCATACTTGGTGTTATAGACATCGTTGGTAATATCACCTTCGGATGGCTAACAGACAGAAG GTGTCTGAAGAAGCATCGGTACTTTTGCTACCTCTTTGCTGTGGGAATGGATGGCCTCTGTTGTCTTTTCCTACCAATTCTCCAAAGCTTCCCCTTGCTTGTGCCTTTCTCATTTACCTTTGGCTACTTTGATGGAGCATATGTAACGCTGATCCCTGTCATGACAGCAGATGTAGTGGGAACTTCTTTGTTATCATCAGCACTGGGCGTTGTGTATTTTCTCCACGCCATACCATATCTAGTGAGCCCACCTGTGGCAG gcTGGCTTGTGGACACAACTGGCAGCTACACTGCATCATTTCTCCTGTGTGGATTTTCTATGATATTTAGTTCTGCACTATTGTGCTTTGCAAGACtagcaaagaaaatcaaaagaacACATTTGCAGTCCCTCGCTGGTAACACAGCCTTGAAAGAGCACATCTGGACAAATGGAGCAATAGCTTATTCTGTCACAGCAGAATTAGACCAGAAGGATGTTGAATTTTTGGCTGTGGATACAAACAGCTTCAGCAACAG CCTTGATGGATACAAGCATTGA
- the LOC125329130 gene encoding interferon-induced protein with tetratricopeptide repeats 5-like produces the protein MSTISKNSLKTSLLQLECHFTWTLLKQHVSLEALEETIVDHIKFVNESNITDYNLLSYVCHLKNSNEEALRNLKKAEEAIQKHPPGEIARRSLVTWGNYAWVCYHMQRYEEAQTYVSKVENTCKEFSGTAHGKIQLPEICAEQGWASLRFGSNYYERAKNCFEKALESEPDNPDFYTGYAIAMYRLENLAFWCCEEVRPCLEVLQRAVELNPKNTSLLALLALQLQQLKRANEGERYIEEALKITPDFPFFLRYAAKFYRKKGEVDKAVEILKKALPLTPKSVFLHHQLGLCYKFKIFQLKKTRCPPQEEVENLIQLAIFHFKTVIDKRPTFISAHTDLANVYALCERYEEAEEIFQEVLQRNYLSCGEKQEIYFYYGNFQRFHMKSESKAIKYYIEGLKMEKDSFGRRKCREAVETLLKQKIESRLGDATDIGTLGLVHNLNGEKQKAIECYKKAIALDPNNEEYRNALFELQLSISS, from the exons aTGAG TACCATTTCCAAGAATTCCTTGAAGACTTCCCTGCTGCAGTTAGAATGTCATTTTACATGGACTTTGCTGAAGCAGCATGTAAGTCTTGAGGCCCTAGAGGAAACAATAGTTGATCATATCAAGTTTGTCAACGAATCCAACATTACAGATTATAATTTACTCTCCTATGTATGTCACCTAAAGAATTCAAATGAGGAAGCCCTGAGAAATCTCAAAAAAGCTGAAGAAGCTATTCAAAAACATCCCCCAGGTGAAATTGCCAGGAGAAGTCTTGTTACCTGGGGGAACTATGCCTGGGTCTGTTACCACATGCAGAGATATGAAGAAGCTCAAACTTATGTAAGCAAAGTGGAAAACACCTGCAAAGAGTTTTCAGGTACTGCTCATGGGAAGATTCAGCTTCCAGAGATCTGTGCTGAGCAAGGATGGGCATCATTACGTTTTGGGTCTAATTACTACGAGAGGGCAAAGAATTGCTTTGAAAAAGCTCTGGAGAGTGAGCCCGATAACCCAGATTTTTATACTGGCTATGCAATAGCAATGTATCGCTTGGAAAATTTGGCTTTTTGGTGTTGTGAAGAGGTGAGACCATGCCTTGAGGTCCTGCAGCGGGCAGTGGAACTGAATCCAAAGAACACTTCCCTTCTGGCATTACTTGCATTACAACTTCAGCAATTGAAACGAGCTAATGAAGGGGAGAGGTACATTGAGGAGGCACTGAAGATAACccctgattttccttttttcctgcgGTATGCTGCTAAGttttacagaaagaaaggagaagtggACAAGGCAGTGGAGATTTTGAAAAAGGCCCTACCACTGACACCAAAGTCTGTCTTTCTGCATCACCAACTAGGACTCTGCTACAAATTCAAGATATTTCAATTGAAAAAGACAAGATGTCCACCTCAAGAGGAAGTGGAGAATCTCATCCAGCTtgccatttttcatttcaaaacagtGATAGACAAAAGGCCAACATTTATTTCTGCCCATACTGACCTAGCAAACGTATATGCACTATGCGAGAGGTATGAAGAAGCTGAAGAGATATTTCAGGAAGTGCTCCAGAGAAATTATCTATCCTGTGGTGAAAAACAAGAAATCTACTTCTATTATGGCAATTTTCAGCGTTTTCACATGAAGTCAGAATCGAAAGCCATCAAGTATTACATAGAAggtctgaaaatggaaaaagattcttttggaagaagaaagtgcagggaagctgtggagaCGTTGTTGAAACAAAAGATTGAGAGCCGTTTAGGAGATGCCACAGATATTGGTACACTTGGACTCGTTCATAACCTAAATGgtgagaaacaaaaagcaattgAATGCTATAAGAAAGCCATTGCTTTGGATCCCAACAATGAAGAATATCGGAATGCATTATTTGAGCTACAACTTTCCATCTCAAGCTAA
- the LIPA gene encoding lysosomal acid lipase/cholesteryl ester hydrolase isoform X1 produces MRGLVVAALLLQSIAGSGAFAAGRRNVDPETNMNISEIITFRGYPSEEYEVTTEDGYILSINRIPYGKKGREGSKGPRPVVFLQHGLLADASNWITNLDYNSLGFMLADAGYDVWLGNSRGNTWSRKHIHFTVKEEEFWVFSFDEMAKYDIPASVDFILKKTGQEQVFYIGHSQGTTMAFVAFSTLPQLAKKIKMFFALAPVATVKFATSPLVKLGLFPDLLLKDMLGKKQFLPQNSLLKWLATHVCTHRILDDLCGNLFFLLCGFNERNLNMSRVDVYSTHCPAGTSVQNMIHWSQAVRTGELKAYDWGSKTANMAHYNQSTPPFYKIKEMTVPTAVWTGGQDWLADPKDVAMLLTQITNLVYHKNIPEWEHLDFIWGLDAPYRMYNEIINMIRKLSLN; encoded by the exons ATGCGGGGCCTGGTGGtcgctgctctcctgctgcagagcatcGCCGGCTCGGGCGCATTCGCCGCAGGGAGGAGGAATGTGGACCCCGAGACGAACATGAACATC aGTGAAATTATTACCTTCAGAGGATACCCTAGTGAGGAATATGAAGTAACAACAGAGGATGGGTATATACTTTCCATTAACAGAATACCTTATGGAAAAAAAGGCCGTGAAGGAAGCAAAG GTCCAAGGCCTGTTGTGTTTCTGCAGCATGGTTTGCTTGCAGATGCCAGCAACTGGATCACAAACTTGGATTACAACAGCCTTGGCTTTATGCTGGCAGATGCTGGCTATGATGTGtggctgggaaacagcagagGGAACACCTGGTCCAGGAAACACATACACTTCACAGTGAAGGAGGAAGAATTCTGGGTTTTCAG CTTTGATGAAATGGCTAAGTATGACATTCCAGCCTCAGTGgactttattttgaagaaaactgGCCAGGAACAAGTATTTTACATTGGCCATTCACAGGGCACCACAATGG cttttgttgctttttcaaCTTTGCCACAGCTGGctaagaaaatcaaaatgttcTTTGCCTTGGCACCAGTAGCTACAGTCAAGTTTGCCACTAGCCCTCTGGTAAAATTGGGGTTGTTTCCTGACCTGCTACTCAAG GACATGTTGGGAAAGAAACAATTCCTCCCTCAGAATTCCTTGCTGAAGTGGCTTGCTACCCATGTTTGCACCCACAGAATACTCGATGACCTTTGTGGCAACCTATTCTTTCTTCTATGCGGTTTTAATGAGAGAAACTTGAATATG AGCCGAGTGGATGTGTATTCAACACACTGCCCTGCGGGAACATCTGTACAAAACATGATCCACTGGAGCCAG gcTGTGAGGACTGGGGAACTCAAAGCTTATGACTGGGGAAGCAAGACTGCAAATATGGCTCACTACAACCAG tCTACTCCCCCTTTCtacaaaataaaagagatgaCTGTACCAACTGCAGTGTGGACTGGTGGACAGGACTGGCTGGCAGACCCGAAGGATGTTGCTATGCTGCTCACTCAAATCACCAATTTGGTTTACCACAAAAACATTCCGGAGTGGGAACATTTGGATTTTATCTGGGGCCTTGATGCGCCTTACCGCATGTATAATGAAATAATCAACATGATTAGGAAGTTATCTCTAAACTGA
- the LIPA gene encoding lysosomal acid lipase/cholesteryl ester hydrolase isoform X2: MRGLVVAALLLQSIAGSGAFAAGRRNVDPETNMNISEIITFRGYPSEEYEVTTEDGYILSINRIPYGKKGREGSKGPRPVVFLQHGLLADASNWITNLDYNSLGFMLADAGYDVWLGNSRGNTWSRKHIHFTVKEEEFWVFSFDEMAKYDIPASVDFILKKTGQEQVFYIGHSQGTTMAFVAFSTLPQLAKKIKMFFALAPVATVKFATSPLVKLGLFPDLLLKDMLGKKQFLPQNSLLKWLATHVCTHRILDDLCGNLFFLLCGFNERNLNMSRVDVYSTHCPAGTSVQNMIHWSQAVRTGELKAYDWGSKTANMAHYNQVKVFNQN; this comes from the exons ATGCGGGGCCTGGTGGtcgctgctctcctgctgcagagcatcGCCGGCTCGGGCGCATTCGCCGCAGGGAGGAGGAATGTGGACCCCGAGACGAACATGAACATC aGTGAAATTATTACCTTCAGAGGATACCCTAGTGAGGAATATGAAGTAACAACAGAGGATGGGTATATACTTTCCATTAACAGAATACCTTATGGAAAAAAAGGCCGTGAAGGAAGCAAAG GTCCAAGGCCTGTTGTGTTTCTGCAGCATGGTTTGCTTGCAGATGCCAGCAACTGGATCACAAACTTGGATTACAACAGCCTTGGCTTTATGCTGGCAGATGCTGGCTATGATGTGtggctgggaaacagcagagGGAACACCTGGTCCAGGAAACACATACACTTCACAGTGAAGGAGGAAGAATTCTGGGTTTTCAG CTTTGATGAAATGGCTAAGTATGACATTCCAGCCTCAGTGgactttattttgaagaaaactgGCCAGGAACAAGTATTTTACATTGGCCATTCACAGGGCACCACAATGG cttttgttgctttttcaaCTTTGCCACAGCTGGctaagaaaatcaaaatgttcTTTGCCTTGGCACCAGTAGCTACAGTCAAGTTTGCCACTAGCCCTCTGGTAAAATTGGGGTTGTTTCCTGACCTGCTACTCAAG GACATGTTGGGAAAGAAACAATTCCTCCCTCAGAATTCCTTGCTGAAGTGGCTTGCTACCCATGTTTGCACCCACAGAATACTCGATGACCTTTGTGGCAACCTATTCTTTCTTCTATGCGGTTTTAATGAGAGAAACTTGAATATG AGCCGAGTGGATGTGTATTCAACACACTGCCCTGCGGGAACATCTGTACAAAACATGATCCACTGGAGCCAG gcTGTGAGGACTGGGGAACTCAAAGCTTATGACTGGGGAAGCAAGACTGCAAATATGGCTCACTACAACCAG GTTAAAGTTTTTAATCAAAACTGA
- the CH25H gene encoding cholesterol 25-hydroxylase, translating to MNCSLSHRVLLSSAMEAQRDRLCLQSLWDFVTAKEPLIKSPFFPVLFSFTAYMAFCLPYIALDFLSIRLPDLRKYKIQPQNYPSLGMMVPCIIQSVYHHVVLIFPVTFLHWYWRPMNLPVIAPELPEVLLQVAVCLLLFDFEYFLWHLLHHKVPWLYKTFHKVHHKHVSTFALTTQYSSVWELLSLGFFAAINPLLLGCHPLTEMIFFLVNIGLSVEDHSGYDLPWSTHRLVPFGLYGGAPHHDLHHLKFKSNYAPYFTHWDKLFGTFMESHSN from the coding sequence ATGAACTGCAGCCTGTCACACCGagtgctgctcagctctgcgATGGAGGCACAGCGGGACAGGTTGTGCCTGCAGTCTCTTTGGGACTTTGTCACCGCAAAGGAGCCACTGATCAAGTCACCGttttttccagtgctgttttcttttacagCATACATGGCTTTCTGTCTTCCATATATTGCACTGGACTTTTTAAGCATTAGACTACCAGActtgagaaaatacaaaatccaGCCACAGAACTATCCAAGCCTTGGAATGATGGTGCCTTGCATTATTCAAAGTGTGTATCACCATGTTGTTTTGATCTTCCCGGTGACATTTCTACACTGGTACTGGAGACCCATGAATCTACCAGTGATAGCTCCGGAGCTGCCTGAGGTTCTGCTGCAAGTAGCAGTTTGTCTGCTGCTATTTGATTTTGAATACTTCCTGTGGCATTTGCTTCATCACAAGGTGCCTTGGCTGTACAAGACCTTCCACAAGGTGCATCACAAGCATGTGTCGACGTTTGCCCTTACTACACAGTATTCCAGTGTATGGGAGTTGCTCTCACTGGGATTTTTTGCTGCTATAAACCCACTGCTCCTCGGATGCCATCCTTTGACAGAAatgattttcttccttgtaaACATTGGTTTGTCAGTGGAGGACCATTCAGGATATGACCTTCCGTGGTCAACTCACCGACTTGTGCCTTTTGGATTGTACGGAGGAGCACCACATCATGATCTGCATCACCTGAAATTCAAATCAAACTATGCTCCTTACTTCACACACTGGGACAAGCTCTTCGGGACATTCATGGAGTCACACTCTAATTAA